A window from Akkermansia muciniphila encodes these proteins:
- a CDS encoding porin family protein: MNKTILLGLALVASVSAANAYHADKYDGQFGMSLEGAYGIATKDAMPNVAGGNLSIFNYIETGSIVHQISLNGGILAGSHHPSVHDLGISGPYTASVRSTYVPMMAGYTLNLPIGDYTMFYLGGKAGATYGDIKTTIHGLEDGSRSHTISTTKFSWAAQAGFKFSISKSADFLIGYEYYQIQGYSDPGYHTIKLGFSWNF; encoded by the coding sequence ATGAACAAGACTATACTGTTAGGTTTGGCCCTCGTGGCCTCCGTATCCGCCGCCAATGCCTACCACGCCGACAAATACGACGGCCAATTCGGCATGTCCCTGGAAGGAGCTTACGGCATCGCCACCAAGGATGCCATGCCCAACGTGGCCGGCGGCAATCTGAGCATTTTCAATTACATTGAAACCGGCAGCATTGTTCATCAGATTTCCCTGAACGGCGGCATTCTGGCAGGCTCCCACCATCCCAGCGTGCATGACCTGGGCATCAGCGGCCCCTATACCGCCAGCGTCCGCTCCACCTACGTTCCGATGATGGCCGGTTATACGCTGAACCTCCCCATCGGCGATTACACGATGTTCTATCTGGGCGGCAAGGCGGGCGCCACGTACGGAGACATTAAAACCACCATCCACGGTCTGGAAGACGGAAGCCGTTCCCACACCATCTCCACCACCAAGTTTTCCTGGGCGGCCCAGGCCGGGTTCAAATTCAGCATCTCCAAGAGCGCTGACTTCCTGATCGGCTACGAATATTACCAGATTCAGGGCTACAGTGATCCCGGCTACCACACCATCAAGCTGGGCTTCTCGTGGAACTTCTAA
- a CDS encoding beta-galactosidase, with translation MKISLFSALFLAGHLCMAAPMPLPESNDGAKHVFATNQENFLMDGKPVKIISGEMHYPRVPREHWQDRFQRMKAMGMNTVCTYLFWNVHEPEPGKWDFSGNLDFVEFIKEAQKAGLWVIVRPGPYVCAEWEFGGFPGWLLKDEDLKVRSQDPRFLEPAMAYLKKVCSMLEPLQITKGGPIIMAQVENEYGSYGSDKDYVKKHLEVIQKELPGVVPFTSDGPNDWMINNGTLPGIVPAMNFGGGAKGAFANLEKHKGKTPRINGEFWVGWFDHWGKPKNGGSTEGFNRDLKWMLENNVSPNLFMAHGGTSFGFMNGANWEGAYTPDVTNYDYGAPISENGTLTDRYRTFRQTIQDYYGDTYKLPEPPAQPEMMELPPITFTEKAGMFNRLPQPVIRKEPVHMEALGQSLGFILYRTKVNGPVKGELKMNNMQDRAIVYVDGKRQGAADRRYKQDACDVVIPAGLHTVDIFVENMGRINFGGQIQGERKGIRGPITLDGKKLENFLIYNLPCKGVELLSFSGKKPGGDQPVFHRGYFNVSNPRDTYLDMRDGWKKGVVWVNGHNLGRFWFIGSQQALYCPGEYLKPGKNEIVVLDVDGGSGTVKGVKEAIYEVNRDPAMADVFRVGKPVAPAASQLVHKGTFAKGADQQEIKFRALVQARYIALVSKNAHDNGPHAAIAELNFLDASGNLLPREQWSVVYADSHETAGEAAQAGLVMDNQPTTYWHTKWQGDNPTHPHMIVLDLGKVQKLSGFRYLPRQNRENGRIKDYEVYASPKPFKPAK, from the coding sequence ATGAAAATATCACTTTTTTCCGCCCTGTTTCTGGCAGGCCACCTTTGCATGGCCGCTCCCATGCCCCTGCCGGAATCCAATGACGGCGCCAAGCATGTCTTCGCCACCAACCAGGAAAACTTCCTGATGGACGGAAAGCCTGTCAAAATCATCTCCGGGGAAATGCACTACCCGCGCGTGCCGCGTGAGCACTGGCAGGACAGGTTCCAGCGCATGAAGGCCATGGGCATGAACACCGTCTGCACCTATCTGTTCTGGAACGTGCATGAACCGGAACCCGGCAAGTGGGACTTTTCCGGCAACCTGGACTTTGTGGAATTCATCAAGGAGGCGCAGAAGGCCGGCCTGTGGGTCATCGTGCGTCCGGGCCCCTACGTTTGCGCGGAATGGGAATTCGGCGGGTTCCCCGGCTGGCTGCTGAAGGATGAAGACCTGAAGGTCCGTTCCCAGGACCCCCGTTTCCTGGAACCGGCCATGGCTTATCTCAAGAAAGTCTGCTCCATGCTGGAACCGCTCCAGATCACCAAGGGTGGCCCCATCATCATGGCCCAGGTGGAAAACGAATACGGCTCCTACGGCTCCGACAAGGACTACGTGAAAAAACACCTGGAAGTCATCCAAAAGGAGCTTCCGGGCGTGGTGCCCTTTACCTCGGACGGCCCGAACGACTGGATGATTAACAACGGCACGCTGCCCGGCATCGTTCCCGCCATGAACTTCGGCGGCGGAGCCAAGGGCGCCTTTGCCAACCTGGAAAAGCACAAGGGCAAGACTCCCCGCATCAACGGCGAATTCTGGGTAGGCTGGTTTGACCACTGGGGCAAGCCCAAAAACGGCGGCAGTACGGAAGGCTTCAACCGCGACTTGAAGTGGATGCTGGAAAACAACGTCTCCCCCAACCTCTTCATGGCGCACGGGGGCACCTCCTTCGGCTTCATGAACGGGGCGAACTGGGAAGGGGCCTACACGCCGGACGTGACCAATTACGACTACGGCGCGCCCATCTCTGAAAACGGAACCCTGACGGACCGCTACCGTACCTTCCGCCAGACCATTCAGGACTATTACGGTGATACGTACAAGCTCCCCGAACCGCCCGCGCAGCCGGAAATGATGGAGCTGCCGCCCATCACGTTTACGGAGAAAGCCGGCATGTTCAACCGGCTCCCGCAGCCTGTCATCCGCAAGGAGCCCGTGCACATGGAAGCCCTGGGGCAGAGCCTGGGCTTCATCCTGTACCGGACGAAGGTGAACGGCCCGGTGAAGGGAGAGCTGAAAATGAACAACATGCAGGACCGCGCTATCGTTTACGTGGACGGCAAAAGGCAGGGAGCGGCGGACCGCCGCTACAAGCAGGACGCCTGTGACGTGGTCATTCCCGCGGGCCTTCATACGGTGGATATCTTTGTGGAAAACATGGGCCGCATCAACTTCGGCGGCCAAATCCAGGGGGAACGCAAGGGAATCCGCGGCCCCATCACGCTGGACGGGAAGAAGCTGGAAAACTTCCTCATCTACAACCTCCCGTGCAAGGGCGTGGAGCTCCTGTCCTTCTCCGGCAAGAAGCCGGGCGGTGACCAGCCCGTGTTCCACCGTGGATATTTCAACGTCTCCAACCCCAGGGATACCTACCTGGACATGCGGGACGGCTGGAAAAAGGGCGTCGTGTGGGTGAACGGCCACAATCTGGGCCGCTTCTGGTTCATCGGCTCCCAGCAGGCGCTTTACTGCCCCGGCGAATACCTGAAACCGGGGAAAAATGAAATCGTGGTGCTGGACGTGGACGGCGGCTCCGGCACGGTGAAAGGCGTGAAGGAAGCCATTTACGAAGTCAACAGGGACCCCGCCATGGCGGACGTCTTCCGTGTGGGCAAGCCCGTGGCTCCCGCCGCCAGCCAGCTCGTGCACAAGGGAACCTTCGCCAAGGGCGCGGACCAGCAGGAAATCAAATTCCGCGCTCTCGTCCAGGCCCGCTACATCGCCCTCGTCAGCAAGAACGCCCATGACAACGGTCCGCACGCCGCCATTGCGGAGCTGAACTTCCTGGATGCCTCCGGCAACCTGCTTCCCCGCGAACAGTGGTCCGTGGTCTATGCGGACTCCCATGAAACGGCGGGGGAAGCCGCCCAGGCGGGCCTGGTGATGGACAACCAGCCCACCACCTACTGGCACACCAAGTGGCAGGGAGACAACCCCACGCACCCGCACATGATCGTGCTGGACCTGGGCAAGGTGCAGAAGCTCTCCGGCTTCCGCTACCTGCCGCGCCAGAACCGGGAAAACGGCCGCATCAAGGACTATGAAGTCTACGCGTCCCCCAAGCCGTTCAAGCCTGCCAAATAA
- a CDS encoding extracellular solute-binding protein codes for MFRWLYILGALVLAVFLAGVFYFSQREADVWHEASGRTDGRGMPAIFDGFVERWNRSVERELLRELAGGERKKSLLSVSRGDGDGRRLAEQERSVERIGRRLELKDHIRQLPLKEVPAGLEWQTGMEEPEVGDHRAVKGGLVRLWINTPFPGTLRAFGPGSENFFNYSAIDNVWLPLVGLHPETFRPIPGLADRWAVSEDGKTVFYHLDPEATYSDGRPVKAQDFLLNICLRTSGFARDPFWTTLFRSTYDQITVYGDSVIALTLPSPGPLLPYMACVDFHPAHPGFYHDFNSLFLERYQWKAPPNTGGYVVVPGKIRIGERITLARVKDWWAKDRKYYRYSCNADQVEHVFVNLENKAVEMFRRGELDMMNVRKPEVWENRLELPEVHRGYIDKYSLEAGYACPPYGLYLNCADKLLKNLGVRRGLAHSVNMGMVIDTLFRGNMRRLGSYMEGYGDLTLPLKAPEYSKKKAMEYFARAGYREMGEDGVLKNERGERLVVELTFADSSTLMTNVCSILRQEALKCGVDLRLDPLTYNVCSRKVFEKRYQAALWAWPLQTPFPRLYETFASELAYDARGNPVGNTNNIFAVADTELDAALDAERNAPDGAALKKALHRAQKRIHELCVWIPGWREPYTYVACWRWIRWPESPTRFCSPRIYNPLESHLYWVDEKMKKETQEARRRGVPFEERHQVIRLERPDDAAP; via the coding sequence GTGTTTCGCTGGCTGTACATTCTGGGGGCGTTGGTCCTCGCCGTCTTTCTTGCAGGAGTTTTTTACTTCTCCCAGCGGGAGGCGGACGTTTGGCATGAAGCCTCCGGACGCACGGACGGCAGGGGCATGCCTGCCATATTTGACGGCTTCGTGGAACGGTGGAACAGGTCCGTGGAACGGGAACTGCTCCGGGAACTGGCGGGAGGGGAGCGGAAGAAAAGCCTGCTGTCCGTCTCCCGTGGCGATGGGGATGGGCGGCGTCTGGCCGAGCAGGAGCGTTCCGTGGAACGCATCGGCAGAAGGCTGGAGCTGAAAGACCATATCCGCCAGCTTCCCCTGAAGGAAGTTCCTGCGGGATTGGAATGGCAGACCGGAATGGAGGAGCCGGAAGTGGGTGACCACCGCGCCGTGAAAGGAGGGCTGGTCCGGCTGTGGATCAATACGCCGTTTCCCGGAACCCTGCGGGCGTTCGGACCGGGAAGCGAAAACTTTTTCAACTACTCCGCCATTGACAACGTGTGGCTTCCCCTGGTGGGCCTGCATCCGGAAACCTTCCGGCCCATTCCGGGGCTGGCGGACCGCTGGGCCGTCTCCGAGGACGGAAAAACCGTTTTTTACCATCTGGACCCGGAAGCGACATACTCGGACGGCCGCCCCGTGAAGGCGCAGGATTTCCTGCTGAATATCTGCCTCCGCACGTCCGGCTTTGCCCGGGACCCCTTCTGGACCACCCTGTTCCGCTCCACGTATGACCAGATTACGGTATACGGGGATTCCGTCATTGCCCTGACGCTTCCGTCCCCCGGGCCGCTGCTGCCTTACATGGCCTGTGTGGATTTCCATCCGGCCCATCCCGGTTTTTACCATGATTTCAACTCCCTGTTTCTGGAACGCTACCAGTGGAAGGCGCCCCCGAATACGGGGGGCTACGTGGTGGTTCCCGGTAAAATAAGGATAGGCGAGCGCATCACCCTGGCCCGCGTGAAGGACTGGTGGGCGAAGGACAGGAAATACTACCGCTATTCCTGCAATGCGGACCAGGTGGAGCATGTATTTGTAAACCTGGAAAACAAGGCGGTTGAAATGTTCCGCCGCGGAGAGCTGGACATGATGAACGTCCGCAAGCCGGAAGTGTGGGAAAACAGGCTGGAACTGCCGGAAGTGCACCGGGGCTACATAGACAAATACAGCCTGGAAGCCGGTTATGCCTGCCCCCCGTACGGCCTGTACCTGAACTGTGCGGACAAGCTTCTGAAAAATCTCGGCGTCCGCAGGGGGCTGGCGCATTCCGTGAACATGGGCATGGTGATTGATACCCTGTTCCGCGGGAATATGAGAAGGCTGGGTTCCTACATGGAGGGGTACGGCGATCTGACACTTCCGCTGAAAGCGCCGGAATACAGCAAGAAAAAAGCCATGGAATATTTTGCCCGCGCCGGCTACCGGGAAATGGGGGAAGACGGCGTGCTGAAGAATGAACGGGGGGAACGGCTGGTGGTGGAACTGACCTTTGCGGACTCCTCCACCCTGATGACCAACGTTTGTTCCATTCTCCGGCAGGAGGCCCTGAAATGCGGGGTGGACCTGCGCCTGGACCCCCTGACCTATAATGTCTGTTCCCGGAAGGTATTTGAAAAACGGTACCAGGCCGCCCTGTGGGCGTGGCCGCTCCAGACGCCGTTCCCCCGGCTGTATGAAACCTTTGCTTCCGAGCTGGCGTACGATGCCCGCGGCAACCCCGTGGGCAACACGAACAATATCTTTGCCGTGGCGGACACGGAACTGGATGCGGCCCTGGACGCGGAGCGGAATGCCCCGGATGGCGCCGCCCTGAAAAAAGCTCTTCACCGCGCCCAAAAGCGCATTCATGAACTCTGCGTCTGGATTCCCGGCTGGCGGGAACCCTACACGTACGTCGCCTGCTGGCGCTGGATACGCTGGCCGGAATCCCCCACGCGGTTCTGTTCCCCCCGGATTTACAACCCCTTGGAATCCCACCTGTACTGGGTGGATGAAAAAATGAAGAAGGAAACGCAGGAGGCCCGGCGCCGGGGCGTTCCGTTTGAGGAAAGGCACCAGGTGATACGCCTTGAAAGACCGGATGACGCCGCCCCGTAA
- a CDS encoding TonB-dependent receptor plug domain-containing protein has product MLYTKKALQMGAIAVGLAAFAGQSSLAESAKKEDSKPSASSETMQVMPELTMASHFTGVPYNRSGVSVSIINPEEFQKAGIETLTGALSQTPGVFTLDGGGTWQRGSVSNTVIRGMNKETYTLTMVDGMRISDVNMSGNKLLGITNLFTVGNVEVVKGAQGAVFGSGAIGGVVAMDTPEGEGDPVTRIFAEAGSFHSFNSYATSSGKIKKLSYFVGVGFESTENDPTIYPAIYDNRKGMNDFRQWQEAVRLGYDVNDKVKVGFTYRRLDSYFEYPTPYVDYDQWPAVTDPHLYNTEDKNRSNLVTGRVDAEITKLWSTSFMIGHYNMDYSTHTPGFDFQPNVMRNRRFQTEWRNALTWNKEWKTVAGMAWDRSDYMSENNYVAKDEWQSTLAFFAEQMWAPTDNFDASVALRLEHDSVWNNHFTWRYSNSWKVTGKDSPTRIFGSVGSGFRAPTYFEQYAANYGYVGNPDLDVSKSLGGDLGVEQRLADNHYASVTGFWTRINDEIGTKSVGTWPNSYTTYDNFSHATSYGVEVAFKGQFKDAWNSGYYANYTFTMPKRDSIGKYETVQMANTARHTINAEVYTSPVEKLTVGFGVTSAMGRTDYNYARLDNFFTARLFARYQVTDNVALHVRVENLFDQNFIITNDYNFGPRQARGLGVFGGVTVEF; this is encoded by the coding sequence ATGCTTTATACGAAGAAAGCCCTTCAGATGGGCGCTATTGCCGTTGGCCTTGCCGCATTCGCAGGCCAGTCCTCTCTTGCCGAGTCCGCTAAAAAAGAAGACTCCAAGCCCTCCGCCAGTTCGGAAACCATGCAGGTCATGCCGGAATTGACCATGGCGTCCCACTTTACGGGCGTGCCGTACAACAGGTCCGGGGTCTCCGTTTCCATCATCAATCCGGAAGAATTCCAGAAAGCGGGCATTGAAACCCTGACAGGAGCCCTTTCCCAGACTCCCGGCGTCTTCACGCTGGACGGCGGCGGCACCTGGCAGCGCGGTTCCGTGAGCAACACCGTCATCCGCGGGATGAACAAGGAAACCTACACCCTGACCATGGTTGACGGCATGCGCATCAGTGATGTCAACATGTCCGGCAACAAGCTGCTGGGGATCACCAATCTGTTTACGGTGGGCAATGTGGAAGTGGTGAAGGGCGCCCAGGGCGCCGTCTTCGGTTCCGGCGCCATTGGCGGCGTTGTCGCCATGGACACCCCGGAAGGGGAAGGCGATCCCGTGACCAGGATTTTTGCGGAAGCCGGTTCTTTCCATTCCTTCAACAGCTACGCGACTTCCTCCGGCAAGATCAAGAAGCTTTCCTACTTTGTGGGCGTGGGGTTTGAATCCACGGAAAACGATCCCACCATTTATCCGGCCATTTATGACAACCGGAAAGGCATGAACGACTTCCGCCAGTGGCAGGAAGCCGTGCGCCTGGGCTATGACGTCAATGACAAGGTGAAGGTGGGCTTTACCTACCGCCGCCTGGACTCCTACTTTGAATATCCCACGCCGTATGTGGACTACGACCAGTGGCCCGCCGTGACGGACCCCCACCTGTACAACACGGAAGACAAGAACCGCAGCAATCTGGTGACGGGGCGCGTGGATGCGGAAATTACCAAGCTGTGGTCCACCAGCTTCATGATCGGGCATTACAACATGGACTATTCCACGCATACGCCGGGCTTCGATTTCCAGCCCAACGTGATGCGCAACCGCCGCTTCCAGACGGAATGGCGCAATGCACTTACGTGGAACAAGGAATGGAAGACGGTCGCCGGCATGGCCTGGGACCGCTCCGACTACATGAGCGAAAACAATTACGTTGCCAAGGATGAATGGCAGAGCACGCTTGCCTTCTTTGCGGAGCAGATGTGGGCGCCCACGGACAACTTTGACGCCAGTGTGGCCCTGCGCCTGGAGCATGATTCCGTCTGGAACAATCACTTCACGTGGCGTTATTCCAATTCCTGGAAGGTGACAGGCAAGGATTCCCCCACCCGTATTTTCGGTTCCGTGGGTTCCGGCTTCCGCGCCCCCACCTACTTTGAACAGTACGCCGCCAATTACGGCTACGTGGGCAATCCAGACCTGGACGTGTCCAAATCCCTGGGCGGAGACCTGGGCGTGGAACAGCGCCTGGCGGACAACCATTACGCTTCCGTAACGGGGTTCTGGACCCGCATCAACGATGAAATCGGCACCAAGAGCGTAGGCACGTGGCCCAACTCCTACACGACTTACGACAACTTCTCCCACGCCACTTCCTATGGCGTGGAAGTAGCGTTCAAGGGGCAGTTCAAGGATGCGTGGAACAGCGGCTACTATGCCAACTACACCTTCACGATGCCCAAGCGCGACTCCATCGGCAAATATGAAACCGTCCAGATGGCCAATACCGCCCGCCACACCATCAACGCGGAGGTTTATACTTCTCCGGTTGAAAAACTGACGGTCGGCTTCGGCGTAACCTCCGCCATGGGGCGTACGGACTACAACTATGCCCGTCTGGACAACTTCTTTACGGCGCGTTTGTTCGCCAGGTACCAGGTGACGGACAATGTGGCGCTCCATGTGCGTGTGGAAAACCTGTTTGACCAGAATTTCATCATCACGAATGACTATAACTTCGGACCGCGCCAGGCCCGGGGGCTGGGAGTCTTCGGCGGTGTGACGGTCGAATTCTAA
- a CDS encoding cobyric acid synthase has translation MNSFSHGGDLKSLAANAGRPEREVLDFSVNLRPEGMPEFIASALWKAMDAAVPYPSPDMAELRELAAVHYGLPSGCFTFGNGANELIHALPRALELKRAVIPEPAFSEYRLACLRHGTDVLSIRTEERNSFIPPPLLTAEQAAGGSAVFLANPCNPSGGLLDVPALRQAVRDRPGVIWIIDESFIDYADGTESLLHDAALLPNLVVLRSLTKFYGMAGVRCGFSVCAAPLAERLRQSLPAWNVNAFAAAAAQAVLEQPPSWADGERALNRERREDLFRRLSALPGAAVLPSGANFLLFRLAGASYGLAARLLKNHGIALRDCSNYPGLENGGWFRAGVRTPEEHALLAEALRAELKGDAPAILRKLPKPALMIQGTCSDAGKSVLTAALCRIFLQDGHRVAPFKAQNMALNSGVTALGEEMGRAQMVQAQACRIDPDARMNPILLKPHSNTGSQVIVMGRAVGHMEAREYFTAKRRFWPDVRRAYDSLADEYDVLCLEGAGSPGEINLKSADVVNMNMARYARAKVLLTGDIDRGGVYASFLGTWMTFAPWEKELLAGFVVNKFRGDPELLAPAHSYMLDRTGKPVLGVIPMIRNINIPEEDRAALPFEQDGQARHADSLDVAVVMPAHVSNFTDFAPLAAEPDVRLRQVRTREEWGNPDLVILPGTKSVAADLAGLRAAGLEEPIRRHAEKGKWMLGVCGGLQMLGTDILDPLHMESAEERTPGLGLLELSTTFASAKTLLNVRRASTPLDPPAAGYEIHHGVTRHEGRSIPIMFREDGSPCGYGKGRIWATYLHGILDGDEFRRAFINMVRVDSGLSANPALHVSYDLDGALDRLADVVREHLDLKAIYRILQLKR, from the coding sequence ATGAACAGTTTTTCACACGGAGGGGATTTAAAATCCCTGGCGGCGAACGCCGGACGGCCCGAACGGGAGGTTCTGGATTTCAGCGTCAACCTGAGGCCGGAGGGAATGCCGGAGTTCATTGCTTCCGCGCTGTGGAAGGCCATGGATGCAGCCGTTCCCTATCCCTCCCCGGACATGGCGGAGCTGCGGGAGCTGGCGGCGGTTCATTACGGGCTGCCTTCCGGTTGCTTCACCTTCGGTAACGGAGCCAACGAACTGATTCACGCCCTCCCGCGCGCGCTGGAACTGAAACGGGCCGTCATTCCGGAACCCGCTTTTTCCGAGTACAGGCTGGCCTGCCTGCGCCACGGCACGGACGTTCTTTCCATCCGGACGGAGGAACGGAATTCCTTCATTCCGCCCCCCCTCCTGACGGCGGAACAGGCCGCAGGCGGAAGCGCCGTTTTCCTGGCGAATCCCTGTAATCCGTCCGGCGGCCTGCTGGACGTTCCGGCCCTGCGCCAGGCCGTGCGGGACCGCCCCGGAGTCATCTGGATTATTGACGAATCCTTCATTGACTACGCGGACGGAACGGAATCGCTTCTCCATGACGCGGCCCTTCTGCCCAACCTGGTCGTCCTGCGTTCCCTGACCAAATTTTACGGCATGGCCGGTGTCCGGTGCGGCTTTTCCGTCTGCGCCGCTCCGCTGGCGGAACGGCTGAGGCAGTCCCTGCCCGCGTGGAACGTGAACGCCTTTGCGGCGGCGGCGGCGCAGGCCGTGCTGGAACAGCCGCCTTCATGGGCGGACGGGGAACGCGCCCTGAACCGGGAACGCCGGGAAGACCTGTTCCGCAGGCTTTCCGCCCTGCCGGGCGCCGCAGTACTCCCGTCCGGAGCCAATTTCCTGCTCTTCCGCCTGGCGGGGGCGTCTTACGGCCTGGCCGCACGGCTCCTGAAAAACCACGGCATCGCGCTGCGCGACTGCTCCAATTATCCGGGGCTGGAAAACGGCGGCTGGTTCCGTGCAGGCGTTCGCACGCCGGAGGAACACGCCCTGCTGGCAGAGGCCCTGCGGGCCGAGCTGAAGGGAGACGCCCCCGCCATTCTCCGCAAACTGCCCAAACCGGCCCTGATGATCCAGGGCACCTGCTCCGATGCTGGAAAAAGCGTGCTCACGGCGGCCCTGTGCCGCATTTTCCTTCAGGATGGCCACCGGGTGGCCCCGTTCAAGGCGCAGAACATGGCCCTCAACTCCGGCGTGACCGCGCTGGGGGAGGAGATGGGACGCGCCCAGATGGTGCAGGCCCAGGCCTGCCGCATTGACCCTGATGCCAGGATGAACCCCATCCTGCTCAAGCCCCATTCCAACACCGGCTCCCAGGTGATCGTGATGGGGCGCGCCGTGGGCCACATGGAGGCGCGGGAATATTTTACGGCCAAAAGGCGCTTCTGGCCGGACGTGCGCCGGGCGTACGATTCCCTGGCGGACGAGTATGACGTCCTCTGCCTGGAAGGGGCCGGAAGCCCCGGAGAAATCAACCTGAAATCCGCAGACGTGGTGAACATGAACATGGCCCGCTACGCGCGCGCCAAAGTTCTGCTCACCGGGGACATTGACCGGGGCGGCGTGTACGCCTCCTTCCTGGGGACATGGATGACGTTCGCCCCCTGGGAAAAAGAGCTGCTGGCGGGTTTTGTGGTCAACAAGTTTCGCGGAGATCCGGAGCTGCTGGCTCCGGCGCACAGCTATATGCTGGACCGTACGGGCAAGCCCGTGCTGGGCGTCATCCCGATGATACGGAACATCAATATTCCGGAAGAGGACCGGGCCGCGCTGCCCTTTGAACAGGACGGGCAAGCCAGGCACGCGGACAGCCTGGACGTGGCCGTAGTAATGCCCGCCCACGTCTCCAACTTCACGGACTTCGCCCCGCTGGCGGCGGAGCCGGACGTTCGCCTGCGCCAGGTGCGGACACGGGAGGAATGGGGGAATCCGGACCTGGTCATCCTGCCCGGCACCAAGAGCGTGGCGGCGGACCTGGCCGGCCTGCGCGCCGCCGGGCTGGAAGAGCCCATCCGCCGGCACGCCGAAAAGGGTAAGTGGATGCTGGGCGTCTGCGGCGGCCTGCAAATGCTGGGAACGGACATTCTGGACCCGCTGCACATGGAATCCGCAGAGGAACGGACGCCGGGGCTTGGGCTGCTGGAACTTTCCACCACTTTCGCCTCCGCCAAAACCCTGCTCAACGTGCGCCGGGCAAGCACGCCGCTGGATCCTCCCGCGGCGGGCTATGAAATCCACCATGGTGTCACCCGCCATGAGGGAAGGAGCATCCCCATCATGTTCCGGGAAGACGGCTCCCCCTGCGGCTACGGCAAAGGCCGAATCTGGGCCACGTACCTGCACGGAATTCTGGACGGCGACGAGTTCCGCCGCGCGTTCATCAACATGGTCAGGGTGGATTCCGGGCTGTCCGCCAATCCCGCCCTGCACGTCTCCTATGACCTGGACGGCGCGCTGGACCGCCTGGCGGACGTGGTCCGGGAGCATCTGGACCTCAAGGCCATCTACCGTATTCTTCAACTGAAACGCTGA
- the cbiB gene encoding adenosylcobinamide-phosphate synthase CbiB, with protein sequence MLPCPFILPAALLLDILAGDPPNRFHPVCLIGWCARRAEALARRLWGGTFTAGTAAALGTCAAAWLACAVFCLPFSLFPSPWIPWIPAVLVIYICMAPRGLAEHALRVANALRSGKDGEARHAVSMIVGRDTERLDRHGMARAAIESVAENLTDGVFSTLFWAAAGCLAGGASGAAFAALTHRVFNILDAMWGKKNDRYRRFGTFAARTDDALNFIPARLILPCISLAALFVKGTSARRAFTTGWAFRRAHASPNSAWSEAAFAGALGLRIGGPVSYKGVPADYPWIGTGRTEATVSDLALAIRLMWMTAAAGTLIFSLILFFIPRF encoded by the coding sequence ATGCTTCCATGCCCGTTCATCCTGCCTGCGGCCCTTCTGCTGGATATTCTGGCGGGAGACCCGCCCAACAGGTTCCATCCCGTCTGCCTGATCGGCTGGTGCGCGCGCCGCGCGGAAGCTCTGGCGCGGCGGCTGTGGGGCGGGACTTTTACGGCGGGAACGGCGGCGGCTTTAGGAACCTGCGCCGCCGCATGGCTTGCCTGCGCGGTATTCTGCCTTCCCTTTTCCCTCTTCCCCTCCCCGTGGATTCCCTGGATTCCGGCCGTTCTGGTCATTTACATCTGCATGGCCCCGCGCGGCCTGGCGGAGCATGCGCTGCGGGTGGCGAACGCCCTGCGCAGCGGGAAGGACGGCGAGGCGCGGCACGCCGTTTCCATGATCGTGGGGAGGGACACGGAACGGCTGGACCGTCACGGCATGGCCAGGGCGGCTATTGAAAGCGTGGCGGAAAATCTGACGGACGGCGTCTTTTCCACCTTGTTCTGGGCTGCGGCAGGCTGCCTGGCAGGGGGAGCCTCCGGAGCGGCCTTCGCCGCGCTGACGCACCGCGTTTTCAACATCCTGGATGCCATGTGGGGGAAAAAGAACGACCGATACAGACGCTTCGGCACCTTTGCCGCACGCACGGACGATGCGCTCAATTTTATCCCCGCGCGCCTCATCCTGCCGTGCATCTCCCTGGCGGCCCTGTTCGTGAAGGGAACCTCCGCCCGGAGGGCATTCACCACGGGCTGGGCCTTCCGCCGCGCCCATGCCAGCCCAAACTCCGCCTGGAGCGAGGCGGCCTTCGCGGGCGCGCTGGGCCTCCGCATCGGCGGCCCGGTCTCCTACAAGGGGGTCCCTGCGGACTACCCGTGGATAGGGACCGGGCGCACGGAAGCCACCGTCAGTGACCTGGCCCTGGCCATACGCCTCATGTGGATGACCGCCGCCGCGGGCACGCTGATCTTCTCCCTCATCCTTTTCTTCATTCCCCGCTTCTGA